A window of Halovivax gelatinilyticus genomic DNA:
GGGTGAAGTCGGGCGCCGTCTCGCCGCGGTCGACGGAGTCGGCCGGTTCGAACTCGACGATATCGAACTCGGGCATTCAGGCGTCACCTCCGGATTCGCCGTCATCGGTTTCGTAGCTTCGTTCCAGGTAGGTGACGATGTTCGCGCTCTCGGCCATCGTGACGCCGGTCGACTCGTCGACGAGGACGGGGACCGACCGAACGCCAGCGACGCGCTTTACGGCGTCGCGTCGGGAGTGAAGCGGTTCGACGAATCGCGAGTGATACGAGAGGTCGAGGTCGTCGAGGACGCGGACGACGCGCTCGCAGTACGGACAGCCCTGGAGTCGGTAGAGCGTGATCGGTGCATCGGTCGAGGCGGCGCCGCTGACCGGGACGTCGTCGGGAGTCGACATGGACGCAGGTGGGACGGTGACGCCGAAAACGGTTGGTTTCCGGCACGGATCGCCGGCAGGTGGCACCATCGATGGACGATCGGCGTGACGGATCGCTACGACCTGTGAGCGCGTCTGGAAGTAACAAGCGTTAATCGGTCGGAGTACGAACGTCAGCCAGTCAATGGTCGATGGAGTGCTGACGGAGGTCGTTCTCACAGTCTACGATGTGCCGTTCACCGGCTTCGAGATCGAGCAGTCGACGGTGGCGATCCTCGGGACCCTCGTCGTAGCCGTGTTAATCCTGCTGTCCGGCTTTTTCTCCTCCTCGGAGATCGCGATGTTCTCGCTGCCGAAACACCGCGTCGAGGGAATGGTCGAGGAAGAAGTGGCAGGAGCCGACCGGGTCAAAGCGCTCAAGGACGACCCACACCGGTTGCTCGTGACGATCCTCGTCGGGAACAACATCGTCAACATCGCGATGTCGTCGATCGCGACGGCGGTGCTCTCGATCTACTTCGGCGGGCTCGTCGGCGTGTTGCTCGCGACGCTCGGGATCACGGCGATCGTCTTGCTCTTCGGCGAGAGCGCGCCGAAGTCCTACGCCGTCGAGAACACCGAGTCGTGGGCGCTCCGGATCGCGAAGCCGCTCAAGGCGACGGAGTACCTGCTCTACCCGCTTGTTATCACCTTCGATTACCTCACACGGCTGGTGAACAAGGTGACCGGTTCGACCGAGGCGATCGAAACCCCGTACGTTACGCGAGACGAGATTCAAGAGATGATCGAGTCGGGCGAGCGCGAGGGCGTCCTGGAGGAAGACGAACACGAGATGCTCACGCGCATCTTCCGATTCAATCAGACGATCGTCAAGGAGGTGATGACGCCTCGCCTCGACGTAACGGCCGTCTCGGTCGACGAGAGCGTCGAGGAGGCGATAGAAACCTGCATTCAGAGCGGTCACGCGCGCATTCCAGTGTACGAGGGGAGTCTCGACAACATCCTCGGCGTCGTTCACATCCGAGACCTGGTCCGGGATCTGAACTACGGCGAGACCGACGACGGCGATCTGGAGATCGACGACGTCATCGAGCCGACGCTGCACGTCCCCGAGTCGAAGAACGTCGACGAGTTGCTCACCGAGATGCGCGAAAATCGCATGCACATGGCGATCGTCATCGACGAGTTCGGGACGACCGAGGGACTGGTCACCGTCGAGGACATGATCGAAGAGATCGTCGGCGAAATCCTAAAGACCGGCGAAGAAGAGCCGATCGAGGAGATCGACGAGTTCACGGTCGTCGTCCGGGGCGAGGTCAACATCGAGGACGTAAACGAGGCGCTCGACATCGAGTTGCCGGAGGGCGAGGAGTTCGAAACGATCGCCGGATTCATCTTCAATCGAGCCGGTCGGCTCGTCGAAGAAGGTGAGGTGATAACCTACGACGGGATCGAAATCAGCGTCGAGGAAGTTGAGAACACGCGTATTTTGAAGGCCAGATTGACGAAGCCAGAACCCGAGGACGACGCCGACGATAGCGAAGAGGACCCCGAGGAATAACGACCGAGTTGGGTCGTTGAGTCAAGGCAGTGCCG
This region includes:
- a CDS encoding hemolysin family protein → MVDGVLTEVVLTVYDVPFTGFEIEQSTVAILGTLVVAVLILLSGFFSSSEIAMFSLPKHRVEGMVEEEVAGADRVKALKDDPHRLLVTILVGNNIVNIAMSSIATAVLSIYFGGLVGVLLATLGITAIVLLFGESAPKSYAVENTESWALRIAKPLKATEYLLYPLVITFDYLTRLVNKVTGSTEAIETPYVTRDEIQEMIESGEREGVLEEDEHEMLTRIFRFNQTIVKEVMTPRLDVTAVSVDESVEEAIETCIQSGHARIPVYEGSLDNILGVVHIRDLVRDLNYGETDDGDLEIDDVIEPTLHVPESKNVDELLTEMRENRMHMAIVIDEFGTTEGLVTVEDMIEEIVGEILKTGEEEPIEEIDEFTVVVRGEVNIEDVNEALDIELPEGEEFETIAGFIFNRAGRLVEEGEVITYDGIEISVEEVENTRILKARLTKPEPEDDADDSEEDPEE
- a CDS encoding glutathione S-transferase N-terminal domain-containing protein, which gives rise to MSTPDDVPVSGAASTDAPITLYRLQGCPYCERVVRVLDDLDLSYHSRFVEPLHSRRDAVKRVAGVRSVPVLVDESTGVTMAESANIVTYLERSYETDDGESGGDA